One stretch of Jiangella gansuensis DSM 44835 DNA includes these proteins:
- a CDS encoding type II toxin-antitoxin system Phd/YefM family antitoxin: MSHNFVVPFVMVAVSIRELSHETSRVLRRVKAGETVEITERGRVIGRIVPARDSDDTRARLTAQGRLEVATGDRRALLATLERRSASEPVDAENAGSAVLRAMRDDERY; the protein is encoded by the coding sequence ATGTCCCACAACTTCGTGGTACCTTTCGTCATGGTTGCTGTCTCGATCCGGGAGCTGTCTCATGAGACCTCTCGCGTCCTGCGCCGGGTCAAGGCGGGTGAGACGGTGGAGATCACCGAGCGTGGACGGGTTATCGGGCGCATCGTGCCTGCGCGCGACTCTGACGACACGCGTGCCCGATTGACTGCTCAGGGTCGCCTCGAGGTCGCGACGGGTGATCGTCGTGCACTGTTGGCCACGCTGGAGCGTCGATCAGCGTCGGAGCCGGTGGACGCCGAGAACGCTGGGTCGGCTGTGCTGCGTGCGATGCGGGACGATGAGAGGTACTGA
- a CDS encoding type II toxin-antitoxin system VapC family toxin gives MLYLDTSALVKLCRIEVETKALIDWLAKAPGDWVTSGLSEVELTRAISLADPAALTHVPGVLAQCDRLELDRQVRADAAALRPPALRTLDALHLATALELAPDLEAFVTYDERLAAAVRGNGLAVVAPS, from the coding sequence TTGCTCTACCTCGACACCTCCGCCCTGGTGAAGCTGTGTCGCATCGAGGTGGAGACCAAGGCGCTGATCGACTGGCTGGCGAAGGCGCCCGGTGATTGGGTGACGTCAGGCCTGTCCGAGGTCGAGCTGACGCGGGCAATCTCCCTGGCGGACCCAGCCGCATTGACTCATGTCCCAGGTGTGCTGGCGCAGTGCGACCGGTTGGAACTCGATCGGCAGGTACGTGCCGACGCCGCCGCGCTGCGCCCGCCGGCGCTGCGAACTCTTGATGCTCTGCACCTGGCGACGGCGCTGGAGCTTGCCCCGGATCTGGAGGCTTTCGTGACCTACGACGAGCGGCTGGCCGCCGCCGTGCGTGGCAACGGCCTGGCTGTCGTCGCGCCGTCCTGA
- a CDS encoding Gfo/Idh/MocA family protein, which produces MIRVGVAGASGVGAAHVAALRRIAGVEVVAVSGSTRESAARAAKRLDVPAAFASEHELIDAGELDAIHLCTPNDRHVPAARAAFAAGLHVVCEKPLATTAADAAGLAALARASATASTVG; this is translated from the coding sequence GTGATCCGGGTAGGCGTGGCCGGCGCATCGGGCGTCGGGGCCGCACACGTCGCCGCATTGCGGCGGATTGCGGGCGTCGAGGTGGTCGCGGTGAGCGGCTCCACCCGTGAGTCGGCCGCGCGCGCCGCAAAAAGGCTCGACGTACCGGCCGCGTTCGCCTCGGAGCACGAGCTCATCGACGCGGGTGAGCTGGACGCGATCCATCTCTGCACGCCCAACGACCGGCACGTCCCGGCCGCGCGAGCGGCCTTTGCAGCCGGCCTGCACGTAGTCTGCGAGAAACCCCTGGCCACCACCGCTGCTGACGCGGCAGGCCTCGCCGCCCTGGCGCGGGCCTCGGCCACCGCCTCGACGGTCGGGTAG
- the rpmG gene encoding 50S ribosomal protein L33 has translation MARTDLRPVVKLRSTAGTGYTYVTRKNRRNDPDRMMLRKYDPVARRHVEFREER, from the coding sequence ATGGCCCGAACCGACCTGCGTCCGGTGGTCAAGCTGCGCTCGACCGCAGGCACCGGCTACACGTATGTGACCCGCAAGAACCGCCGCAATGACCCCGACCGCATGATGCTGCGCAAGTACGACCCCGTAGCCCGGCGGCACGTGGAGTTCCGCGAGGAACGCTGA
- a CDS encoding TetR/AcrR family transcriptional regulator, whose amino-acid sequence MADATPPSRTRSQEKRRAILQAAQEVFLSQGYLGTNMDLVASRSGVSKQTVYAHFGNKEALFIEIVTSMTDAAGDRVHHDRPDLVDEAVLEIYLRDYAERQLLTVMQPSLLQLRRLVIGEVARFPDLARVLYERGPRRAITQIAQTFDTLRERGLLRADDAEAAAEWFNWLVMAAPLNRAMMLGDAAVPGRDELRRHAAEAVRIFLVAFGAAPGRPALP is encoded by the coding sequence ATGGCCGACGCCACCCCACCGTCCAGAACGAGGTCGCAGGAGAAGCGCCGTGCGATCCTCCAGGCCGCGCAGGAGGTCTTCCTCAGTCAGGGCTATCTGGGCACCAACATGGACCTGGTCGCGTCCCGGTCCGGCGTCTCCAAGCAGACCGTGTACGCGCACTTCGGCAACAAGGAGGCGCTGTTCATCGAGATCGTCACCTCGATGACGGACGCCGCCGGCGACCGCGTGCACCACGACCGGCCCGACCTCGTCGACGAGGCCGTCCTCGAGATCTACCTGCGCGACTACGCCGAGCGGCAGTTGCTCACCGTCATGCAGCCGAGCCTGCTGCAACTGCGCCGGCTGGTCATCGGGGAGGTGGCGAGGTTCCCCGACCTGGCCAGGGTGCTCTACGAACGCGGCCCACGCCGCGCGATCACCCAGATCGCGCAGACCTTCGACACGCTGCGCGAGCGGGGCCTGCTCCGGGCCGACGACGCCGAGGCCGCGGCGGAATGGTTCAACTGGCTGGTCATGGCCGCGCCGTTGAACCGCGCCATGATGCTCGGCGACGCCGCGGTGCCCGGCCGCGACGAGCTGCGCCGGCACGCCGCCGAAGCGGTGCGCATCTTCCTGGTCGCCTTCGGGGCCGCTCCCGGCCGGCCCGCCCTCCCATGA
- a CDS encoding Gfo/Idh/MocA family protein, with protein MAERLAGLVRSGLLGKVHSVRAHYLQNWQLGAEESWRTDPARSGGSRVLADIGSHVMDLVEVMTGQWITSIEADFLTLRATTLRSGADDVCIALARLSGGGVISLTLSQVSPGHMNTLAVEVDGDEGTAGWELGDRETLELVRAADARRLRLDGHANPHRVSRLWRTPVDADARITALFGAFYGPLLGTATKSTTPLPSFTDAARHVALVDAAARRLITRPARAEDRDAG; from the coding sequence CTGGCGGAGCGACTCGCCGGACTGGTCCGGTCCGGCCTGCTCGGCAAGGTGCACAGCGTCCGGGCGCACTACCTGCAGAACTGGCAGCTCGGCGCCGAGGAGTCCTGGCGAACCGATCCGGCGCGGTCCGGCGGATCGCGCGTGCTCGCCGACATCGGCAGCCACGTGATGGACCTGGTCGAGGTCATGACGGGCCAGTGGATCACCTCGATCGAGGCCGACTTCCTCACCTTGCGCGCAACCACCCTCCGCTCCGGCGCCGACGACGTCTGCATCGCCCTGGCCCGCCTCAGCGGCGGCGGCGTGATCTCGCTGACGTTGTCTCAGGTGTCACCGGGACACATGAACACGCTCGCTGTCGAGGTCGACGGCGACGAGGGCACCGCCGGCTGGGAGCTCGGCGACCGAGAGACGCTCGAGCTCGTACGCGCCGCCGACGCGCGGCGACTGCGCCTGGACGGCCACGCGAACCCGCACCGGGTGAGCCGACTCTGGCGCACCCCGGTCGACGCCGACGCGAGGATCACCGCGCTGTTCGGCGCGTTCTACGGGCCACTGCTCGGAACGGCAACGAAGAGCACGACACCACTGCCGTCCTTCACCGACGCCGCCCGGCACGTCGCGCTCGTGGATGCGGCGGCGCGGCGGCTGATCACCCGGCCCGCGAGGGCGGAGGACCGTGACGCCGGCTGA
- a CDS encoding GNAT family N-acetyltransferase, with translation MRIAVDDLTGPEIAGFLDEHVQQMLSITPPESKHALDLDGLRRPEVTFWTATEAGRVVGCGAIKRLDAQHAELKSMRTAPARQRGGIASRLLEHILGEARTVGFVRISLETGSDAFFLPARRLYEKFGFGYCEPFADYRPDPLSVFMTRTL, from the coding sequence ATGAGGATCGCGGTCGACGACCTGACCGGCCCGGAGATCGCCGGCTTCCTCGATGAACACGTCCAGCAGATGCTCTCCATCACTCCGCCGGAGAGCAAGCACGCCCTCGACCTGGACGGGTTGCGGCGGCCGGAGGTCACCTTCTGGACGGCCACGGAGGCCGGACGGGTCGTCGGCTGCGGTGCGATCAAGCGCCTTGACGCCCAGCACGCCGAGCTCAAGTCCATGCGGACGGCGCCCGCCCGGCAGCGCGGCGGCATCGCCTCCCGGCTGCTGGAGCACATCCTCGGCGAGGCGCGGACGGTGGGCTTCGTCCGGATCAGCCTGGAGACCGGCTCGGACGCGTTCTTCCTGCCCGCCCGGCGGCTCTACGAGAAGTTCGGGTTCGGCTACTGCGAACCCTTCGCCGACTACCGGCCGGACCCGCTCAGCGTCTTCATGACCCGCACCCTGTGA
- a CDS encoding LacI family DNA-binding transcriptional regulator — protein sequence MVTVHDVARAAGVSISTVSRALAAPERVAEGTRTRVVVAARELGYRPNSAASRLRAGRTDAVGFVVPDLENPYFASLTKGAQARARATGYAVLVADTGEDPELEVDLVRGMCPQVDGLVLCSPRAAEHDLEAAGDLPLVLVNRELGTSASVVADDASGVRQAVEHLRALGHRRIAYVGGPDRAWSDGRRRDGLDRAARELPDVRIVQLGAFRPHVAGGHAAADLVVASGATAVVAYNDLVAIGLIERFRARGLDVPRDLSVVGWDDTFVATLASPALTSVGADLRALGAAATDVVLEAVRQSRRTAAAGPSDDGGRLRVPVELVVRASTGVAP from the coding sequence TTGGTCACCGTTCACGACGTCGCGCGAGCCGCCGGCGTCTCCATCTCCACCGTCTCCCGGGCGCTCGCGGCGCCGGAGCGGGTTGCCGAGGGCACGCGTACCCGGGTGGTCGTCGCCGCGCGGGAGCTGGGATACCGGCCGAACTCGGCGGCCAGCCGGCTGCGAGCCGGCCGTACCGACGCCGTCGGCTTCGTGGTTCCCGACCTGGAGAACCCCTACTTCGCCTCGCTCACCAAGGGCGCGCAGGCGCGGGCCCGGGCCACCGGCTACGCGGTCCTGGTCGCCGACACCGGTGAGGACCCCGAGCTCGAGGTGGACCTCGTGCGCGGCATGTGCCCCCAGGTCGACGGCCTGGTGCTGTGCTCGCCGCGGGCGGCCGAACACGACCTCGAGGCCGCTGGTGATCTGCCGCTGGTGCTGGTCAACCGCGAGCTCGGAACCAGCGCGTCGGTCGTCGCCGACGACGCCTCCGGCGTGCGGCAGGCCGTCGAGCACCTGCGTGCCTTGGGACATCGCCGTATCGCCTATGTCGGCGGCCCGGACCGCGCGTGGTCGGACGGGCGCCGCCGCGACGGCCTCGACCGTGCCGCCCGTGAGCTTCCTGACGTGCGCATCGTCCAGCTGGGTGCCTTCCGCCCGCACGTCGCCGGCGGGCACGCCGCCGCGGACCTCGTCGTCGCCTCCGGCGCCACCGCGGTGGTGGCGTACAACGACCTCGTCGCCATCGGGCTCATCGAACGGTTCCGGGCTCGCGGGCTCGACGTGCCCCGCGATCTCAGCGTCGTGGGCTGGGACGACACCTTCGTGGCCACGCTGGCCTCCCCGGCGTTGACCAGCGTCGGTGCCGACTTGCGCGCCTTGGGCGCCGCTGCCACGGACGTCGTGCTCGAGGCCGTGCGGCAGTCCCGGCGCACCGCCGCCGCGGGGCCTTCCGACGACGGCGGCCGGCTGCGGGTTCCCGTGGAACTCGTGGTGCGGGCGTCCACCGGGGTCGCGCCGTGA
- a CDS encoding alpha/beta fold hydrolase — translation MTEFVTTALGDRVAYDRYGEGPGLIFIAGAGPFRAIDPVTTETAELAAREGIATVVYDRLGRGESHAEGNIGLDREFAALSALIDVLGGRAVLCGHSSGCSIALAAADAGLPVDGLALWEAPIAPTGTAAAWIAEVERRMDAGDLDGALAHYMKDMPPEWLEESRKDPMYPQFVAQVVSYRADGESLVWADSAPHRELFAGITVPVRFMMGTETFPEMYVAADSVVDAIPTATKTELPGAHHTWESAPMATELARFVRESSAVTG, via the coding sequence ATGACCGAATTCGTCACCACCGCGCTCGGCGACCGCGTCGCCTACGACCGCTACGGCGAGGGCCCCGGCCTGATCTTCATCGCCGGCGCCGGACCCTTCCGGGCCATCGACCCGGTGACCACCGAGACCGCGGAACTGGCTGCCCGGGAGGGTATCGCCACCGTGGTCTACGACCGGCTCGGCCGCGGCGAGAGCCACGCCGAGGGCAACATCGGCCTCGACCGCGAGTTCGCGGCACTGTCGGCACTGATCGACGTGCTCGGCGGCCGGGCGGTGCTGTGCGGCCACTCCTCCGGCTGCTCGATCGCGCTCGCCGCCGCCGACGCCGGCCTGCCGGTCGACGGCCTGGCGCTCTGGGAGGCGCCCATCGCGCCGACCGGAACCGCCGCGGCATGGATCGCCGAGGTCGAGCGGCGCATGGACGCCGGCGACCTCGACGGCGCGCTCGCCCACTACATGAAGGACATGCCGCCGGAGTGGCTCGAGGAGTCCCGCAAGGACCCCATGTACCCGCAGTTCGTCGCCCAGGTCGTCAGCTACCGGGCCGACGGGGAGTCGCTGGTGTGGGCCGACTCCGCGCCGCACCGGGAACTGTTCGCCGGCATCACGGTGCCGGTGCGGTTCATGATGGGCACCGAGACCTTCCCGGAGATGTACGTCGCCGCCGACTCCGTCGTCGACGCCATCCCCACTGCCACGAAGACGGAGCTGCCCGGCGCGCATCACACCTGGGAATCCGCGCCCATGGCCACGGAGCTGGCCCGTTTCGTCCGGGAGAGTTCCGCGGTCACAGGCTGA
- a CDS encoding glycoside hydrolase domain-containing protein, whose product MSRGLRTMLALAAVVVTSAAVLPSGSAPASAATGSAAVDAGPVLWLPTGSFASSSFVRVERDAGPGAPVRNGEALRLESPAGGRGSAQLAVHAPDGLAGLSVSVGQLRSRHGGALPAGAVQVRYPQFIPFDSGGVVADPLRETDAVDVPENANQPIWFTVDIPGDAAPGAYTATVEVAADGAELGRWPLQVIVADAAVEPMVDRPFMLDLWAHPDAVADQTGTALWSEEHWAALRPYLRDLAVHGQRVVNVAVTEDPWMVDHQGQWRPQTWSHFASTVEWRWDGERFDFDFSVFDRYVEESRAAGIGERIHAFAMLQFDHRERFVYTDTRTGERVVEEVDLGDERYRDGWGQFLDAFTEHLTERGWFDDASLGFDERPANEMEVVFDVLADEAPQWLDKVAIAANSLDVQDFAEYVSYNYSFLDSVPDEDIAQRRAEGKPTLFYTYFNPLRPNTVTASPPVSARVLGWVVAQKNLDGYLRWTYNSWPEDVYADPSFRYGQGDEYIVYPGEDGPVSSIRWETFTDGLDDAELLRLYAERYGRDDPLFTQVLDAIDPRAESSAPAWSAMLLGRHAVVDGLRPDGDLTVAVSRPDSEVVTGDTVELTVTATASGERPVPSPRLDLPDQPGWSAQVVSAPRPGALLPGEQASWTVRVTVDDDAGGYLYLGGAVTDPGGRTRADFATDLTVRPPVELTGPPAASPASSPDATAPVTVTVPVANASSQEQAVDLVVGNLGFWQTDTPTSRVTVPPGETVDATVELRPEGRTGWTTVTAEIRHGGATIGSGRVDIVSGGRHVSEWEWASETNGWGPAERNTSNGEDQPGDGARMTINGREYGVGVGVHAPSRITLDLAGSCTRFQTDIGLDDEVAGGSIRFRVEADGREIFASPVMTQTSAARWVDLDVTGVRELALVVDDGGDGVARDHGNWAGAWLRC is encoded by the coding sequence ATGAGTCGAGGTTTGCGCACCATGCTCGCTCTGGCCGCCGTCGTGGTCACCTCCGCTGCCGTCCTGCCATCCGGCTCGGCACCCGCGTCAGCGGCGACCGGCTCAGCCGCCGTCGACGCCGGACCCGTGCTGTGGCTGCCGACGGGGTCGTTCGCCAGCTCGTCGTTCGTCCGGGTGGAGCGCGACGCCGGCCCCGGCGCGCCGGTCCGGAACGGCGAGGCCCTCCGGCTGGAGTCCCCGGCCGGCGGGCGCGGCTCCGCTCAGCTCGCGGTGCACGCTCCGGACGGGCTCGCCGGGCTGTCCGTGTCGGTGGGCCAGTTGCGTTCCCGGCACGGCGGTGCGCTGCCTGCCGGCGCCGTCCAGGTGCGGTACCCGCAGTTCATCCCGTTCGACTCCGGTGGTGTCGTGGCCGACCCCTTGCGGGAGACCGACGCCGTCGACGTGCCCGAGAACGCGAACCAGCCGATCTGGTTCACGGTCGACATTCCAGGCGATGCCGCGCCGGGGGCCTATACGGCCACCGTGGAGGTCGCCGCCGACGGCGCTGAGCTCGGCCGGTGGCCGCTGCAGGTGATCGTCGCCGACGCCGCCGTGGAGCCGATGGTCGACCGGCCGTTCATGTTGGACCTCTGGGCGCACCCGGACGCCGTCGCCGACCAGACAGGCACCGCACTGTGGAGCGAGGAGCACTGGGCGGCACTGCGTCCGTACCTGCGTGACCTCGCGGTTCACGGCCAGCGGGTGGTCAACGTCGCCGTCACCGAGGACCCGTGGATGGTGGACCACCAGGGCCAGTGGCGGCCACAGACGTGGAGTCACTTCGCCTCCACGGTCGAGTGGCGCTGGGACGGCGAGCGGTTCGACTTCGACTTCAGCGTGTTCGACCGCTACGTGGAGGAGTCCCGGGCGGCCGGCATCGGAGAACGCATCCACGCCTTCGCGATGCTCCAGTTCGACCACCGCGAGCGTTTCGTCTACACCGACACCCGAACGGGCGAGCGGGTGGTCGAGGAGGTCGACCTCGGCGACGAGCGCTACCGGGACGGCTGGGGCCAGTTCCTGGACGCGTTCACCGAGCACCTGACCGAGCGCGGCTGGTTCGACGACGCGTCGCTCGGCTTCGACGAGCGGCCGGCGAACGAGATGGAAGTGGTGTTCGACGTCCTCGCCGACGAGGCGCCGCAGTGGCTGGACAAGGTCGCGATCGCCGCCAACAGCCTGGACGTGCAGGACTTCGCCGAGTACGTCAGCTACAACTACTCGTTCCTGGACAGCGTGCCGGACGAGGACATCGCCCAGCGCCGGGCCGAGGGCAAGCCGACCCTGTTCTACACCTACTTCAACCCGCTGCGGCCCAACACGGTGACCGCCTCGCCGCCGGTCTCGGCGCGGGTACTGGGCTGGGTGGTCGCACAGAAGAACCTCGACGGCTACCTGCGCTGGACCTACAACTCGTGGCCCGAGGACGTCTACGCCGACCCCAGCTTCCGCTACGGCCAGGGCGACGAGTATATCGTCTACCCGGGCGAGGACGGGCCGGTCTCGTCGATCCGCTGGGAGACGTTCACCGACGGCCTGGACGACGCCGAGCTGCTGCGGCTCTACGCCGAGCGTTACGGCCGCGACGACCCGCTGTTCACCCAGGTCCTCGACGCGATCGACCCGCGGGCGGAGAGCAGCGCGCCGGCGTGGTCGGCGATGCTGCTGGGCCGGCACGCCGTCGTCGACGGGCTGCGTCCGGACGGAGACCTGACCGTCGCCGTGTCCCGGCCGGACTCCGAAGTGGTCACGGGCGACACCGTCGAGTTGACCGTCACCGCGACGGCCAGCGGTGAGCGTCCGGTGCCGTCGCCCCGACTGGACCTGCCCGACCAGCCCGGCTGGTCCGCGCAGGTGGTGTCCGCGCCGCGGCCGGGTGCGCTGCTGCCGGGAGAGCAGGCCAGCTGGACCGTGCGGGTCACCGTCGACGACGACGCCGGCGGCTACCTGTACCTCGGTGGCGCGGTGACCGACCCGGGCGGGCGGACCCGCGCGGACTTCGCGACCGACCTGACGGTCCGGCCGCCGGTGGAGCTGACCGGCCCGCCGGCCGCCTCGCCCGCCAGCTCGCCGGACGCGACGGCCCCGGTCACCGTGACGGTGCCGGTGGCCAACGCGTCGAGCCAGGAGCAGGCCGTCGACCTGGTCGTGGGCAACCTCGGGTTCTGGCAGACCGACACGCCGACGTCGCGGGTGACGGTCCCGCCGGGGGAGACCGTGGACGCGACGGTGGAACTGCGGCCGGAGGGCCGGACCGGGTGGACCACCGTCACGGCCGAGATCCGGCACGGTGGCGCCACCATCGGCAGCGGCCGGGTCGACATCGTCTCCGGCGGGCGGCACGTGTCCGAGTGGGAATGGGCGTCGGAGACGAACGGCTGGGGACCGGCCGAACGCAACACCAGCAACGGCGAGGATCAGCCCGGCGACGGCGCCCGGATGACCATCAACGGCCGCGAGTACGGCGTCGGCGTCGGGGTCCACGCGCCGTCGCGGATCACCCTGGACCTGGCCGGCAGCTGCACCCGGTTCCAGACCGACATCGGTCTCGACGACGAGGTGGCCGGCGGGAGCATCCGGTTCCGGGTCGAGGCCGACGGCCGGGAGATCTTCGCCTCGCCGGTCATGACGCAGACCTCGGCCGCGCGCTGGGTCGACCTGGACGTGACCGGCGTGCGGGAGCTGGCTCTCGTCGTCGACGACGGCGGCGACGGCGTCGCGCGCGACCACGGCAACTGGGCCGGCGCCTGGCTGCGCTGCTGA
- a CDS encoding SH3 domain-containing protein, whose translation MRVGEHDTTWPAFVFVTFEGGSGCVPERHLDAARPVATVLRGYTTQELPAVAGAEVTVLEDDPESGWSWCEDAEGRTGWVPHSCFRPA comes from the coding sequence GTGCGGGTTGGTGAGCACGACACCACCTGGCCGGCGTTCGTCTTCGTGACTTTTGAGGGCGGCAGCGGCTGCGTGCCCGAACGCCACCTCGACGCCGCCCGGCCGGTGGCGACGGTGCTGCGCGGTTACACCACGCAGGAGCTGCCGGCTGTCGCGGGCGCTGAGGTTACCGTGCTGGAGGACGACCCCGAGTCGGGCTGGAGCTGGTGCGAGGACGCCGAGGGCCGGACCGGGTGGGTGCCGCACAGCTGCTTTCGTCCGGCCTGA
- a CDS encoding ROK family transcriptional regulator yields the protein MSDPRPVRPTKNDGGAIASAAAMVGVIRSSQDGASRAEIGAATGLSKAVVSERIRSLVGAGLLEEAGAFGSTGGRRATRIRFRSNLVVVAAEVAMTHVRAAVVTLTGRILADEKLPLSMRQGPEPVLATLETLVERQLNRAQEAAGDALALCGIGAGIAGPVEFATGRTVQPPVHPDWHDQPVRDRLAVRFGVPAWADNEVNLMALAEQHQGAGAKVADSLVVKIGSWVGAGLISNGRLHRGAQGSAGSLVTTAGGDDIAARAELLAISGQSTGLAAAAAEGPITAQLVAQLAQLGDEDCRRILGEAAEDIGTVLSVLVDFFNPAVLVVTGGVASGGDAFLARIRETIYRRSLALATRDLRIVPSELGPDAAILGAAVMTVEELTTPAALGDTLTRLRTSTTTTVGAE from the coding sequence ATGAGCGATCCACGGCCGGTCCGGCCGACGAAGAACGATGGTGGAGCCATCGCCAGCGCGGCCGCGATGGTCGGCGTCATCCGCTCGTCGCAGGACGGAGCCTCCCGGGCGGAGATCGGCGCGGCCACCGGCCTGAGTAAGGCCGTCGTCTCCGAGCGGATCCGATCCCTCGTCGGCGCAGGGCTGCTGGAGGAGGCGGGCGCATTCGGCAGCACCGGCGGACGGCGCGCCACCCGGATCCGGTTCCGCTCCAACCTGGTGGTCGTCGCCGCGGAGGTCGCGATGACTCATGTCCGGGCCGCCGTGGTCACTCTCACCGGTCGGATCCTGGCCGACGAGAAGCTCCCCCTGTCGATGCGGCAGGGGCCGGAGCCGGTGTTGGCCACGTTGGAGACGCTCGTGGAACGGCAGCTGAATCGCGCGCAGGAGGCCGCAGGAGACGCGTTGGCCCTGTGCGGCATCGGCGCCGGGATCGCCGGCCCCGTTGAATTCGCGACTGGCCGCACCGTCCAGCCGCCCGTGCACCCCGACTGGCACGACCAGCCGGTCCGGGACCGCCTCGCCGTGCGGTTCGGCGTGCCGGCCTGGGCAGACAACGAGGTCAACCTGATGGCACTGGCCGAGCAGCACCAGGGAGCCGGTGCAAAGGTCGCGGACTCCCTCGTGGTGAAGATCGGGTCGTGGGTCGGGGCCGGCCTGATCTCCAACGGCCGGCTGCACCGTGGCGCGCAGGGAAGCGCCGGGAGCCTCGTCACCACTGCGGGTGGCGACGACATCGCCGCGCGCGCGGAACTGCTGGCCATCAGCGGTCAGAGCACCGGCTTGGCCGCCGCCGCCGCGGAGGGACCGATCACCGCCCAACTCGTGGCCCAGCTCGCACAGCTGGGCGACGAGGACTGCCGGCGGATCCTCGGCGAGGCGGCCGAGGACATCGGGACCGTCCTGTCGGTTCTCGTCGACTTCTTCAACCCTGCGGTCCTCGTCGTGACCGGGGGCGTGGCAAGCGGCGGCGACGCTTTCCTCGCCCGAATCCGCGAGACCATCTACCGGCGTTCCCTGGCACTGGCCACCCGCGACCTGCGGATCGTGCCGTCCGAGCTGGGCCCCGACGCGGCGATCCTCGGCGCCGCCGTCATGACCGTCGAGGAGCTCACCACTCCCGCGGCGCTCGGCGACACCCTCACCCGGCTGCGCACGTCCACCACCACGACGGTGGGCGCCGAGTGA
- a CDS encoding DUF1905 domain-containing protein — protein MTSTAITVGSIDVRFTATIRQDDTPGGWAVVTVPASGELFGTRRPVKVTGTLDGQAFQATLLPQGDGTHMLPIRAALRAATGKGSGDEVAVHLDQRLS, from the coding sequence ATGACCAGCACCGCGATCACCGTCGGCAGCATCGACGTGAGGTTCACCGCGACCATCCGGCAGGACGACACCCCCGGCGGATGGGCCGTCGTGACAGTGCCCGCCTCGGGTGAGCTCTTCGGCACCCGCCGGCCGGTCAAGGTCACCGGGACGCTCGACGGGCAGGCGTTCCAGGCCACCCTGCTGCCCCAGGGCGACGGCACGCACATGCTCCCCATCCGAGCCGCGCTGCGGGCGGCCACCGGCAAAGGCAGCGGCGACGAGGTCGCTGTCCACCTCGACCAACGACTCAGCTGA